The stretch of DNA cagtcttcttcttgaagatccatttattctcaattgcttgccgatcatcgggcaagtcaaccaaagtccatactttgttctcatacatggatcccatctcagatttcatggcttcaagccactttgcggaatctgggctcaccatcgcttcttcatagttcgtaggttcatcatgatctagtagcatgacttccagaacaggattaccgtaccactctggtgcggatcttactctggttgatctatgaggttcagtagtatcttgatctgaagtttcatgatcattatcattagcttcttcactaactggtgtaggtgtcactgaaacagttttctgtgatgtactactttccagtaagggagcaggtacagttacctcgtcaagttctactttcctcccactcacttctttcgagagaaactccttctctagaaaggatccattcttagcaacgaatgtcttgccttcggatctgtgatagaaggtgtacccaacagtctcctttgggtatcctatgaagacacatttttccgatttgggttcgagcttatcaggttgaagctttttcacataagcatcgcagccccaaactttcagaaacgacaactttggtttcttgccaaaccacagttcataaggcgtcgtctcaacggattttgatggtgccctatttaacgtgaatgcggccgtctctagagcgtatccccaaaacgatagcggtaaatctgtaagagacatcatagatcgtaccatatctagtaaagtacgattatgacgttcagacacaccattacgctgtggtgttccgggtggcgtgagttgcgaaactattccataatttttcaaatgtacaccaaactcgtaactcaaatattctcctccacgatcagatcgtagaaactttattttcttgttacgatgattttccacttcactctgaaattctttgaacttttcaaatgtttcagacttatgtttcattaagtagatataaccatatctgcttaaatcatctgtgaaggtgagaaaataacgatatccgccatgagcctcaatattcatcggaccacatacatctgtatgtatgatttccaacaaatctgttgctctctccatagtaccggagaacggtgttttagtcatcttgcccatgaggcacggttcgcaagtaccaagtgattcataatcaagtggttccaaaagtccatcagtatggagtttcttcatgcgctttataccgatatgacctaaacggcagtgccacaaataagttgcaccatcattatcaactctgcatcttttggcttcaacattatgaatatgtgtattactactatcgagattcaataagaatagaccactcttcaagggtgcatgaccataaaagatattactcatataaatagaacaaccattattctctgatttaaatgaataaccgtctcgcattaaacaagatccagatataatgttcatgctcaacgctggcaccaaataacaattatttaggtctaatattaatcccgaaggtagatgtagaggtagcgtgccgaccgcgatcacatcgaatTTAGAACCGTTttccacgcgcatcgtcacctcgtcctttgccagtgcccgcttattctgtagtccctgtttcgagttgcaaatattagcaacagaaccagtatcaaatacccaggtgctactgcgagctctagtaagatacacatcaataacatgtatatcacatatacctttgttcaccttgccatccttcttatccgccaaatacttggggcagttccgcttccagtgaccagtctgcttgcagtagaagcactcagtttcaggcttaggtccagacttgggattcttttcctgagcagcaacttgcttgctgttcttcttgaagttcccctttttcttccctttgccctttttcttgaaactagtggtcttgttaaccatcaacacttgatgctccttcttgatttctacctccgcagctttcagcattgcgaagagctcgggaatagtcttgttcatcccttgcatattatagttcatcacgaagctcttgtagcttggtggcagtgattgaagaattctgtcaatgacgcaatcatctggaagattaactcccaattgaatcaagtgattattatacccagacattttgagtatatgctcactgacagaactgttctcctccatcttgcagctatagaacttattggagacttcatatctctcaatccgggcatttgcttgaaatattaacttcaactcctggaacatctcatatgctccatgacgttcaaaacgtcgttgaagtcccgattctaagccgtaaagcatggcacactgaactatcgagtagtcatcagctttgctctgccagacattcataacatctggtgttgctccagcagcaggcctggcacccagcggtgcttccaggacgtaattcttctgagcagcaatgaggataatcctcaagttacggacccagtccgtataattgctaccatcatctttcaactttgctttctcaaggaacgcattaaaattcaacggaacaacaacacgagccatctatctacaatcaacataaacaagcaagatactatcaggtactaagttcatgataagtttaagttcaattaatcaaattacttaagaactcccacttagatagacatccctctaatcttctaagtgattacgtgatccaaatcaactaaaccataaccgatcatcacgtgagatggagtagttttcaatggtgaacatcgttatgttgatcatatctactatatgattcatgctcgacctttcggtctccgtgttccgaggccatatctgcatatgctaggctcgtcaagtttaacctgagtattctgcgtgtgcaaaactggcttgcacccgttgtagatggacgtagagcttatcacacccgatcatcacgtggtgtctgggcacgacgaactttggcaacggtgcatactcagggagaacacttcttgataatttagtgagagatcatcttataatgctaccgtcaatcaaagcaagataagatgcataaaaaagataaacatcacatgcaatcaatataagtgatatgatatggccatcatcatcttgtgcttgtgatctccatctccgaagcaccgtcatgatcaccatcgtcaccggcgtgacaccttgatctccatcgtagcatcgttgtcgtctcgccaatcttatgcttccacgactatcactaccgtttagtaataaagtaaagcattacatcgcgattgcattgcatacaataaagcgacaaccatatggctcctgccagttgccgataactcggttacaaaacatgatcatctcatacaataaaattcagcatcatgccttgaccatatcacatcacaacatgccctgcaaaaacaagttagacgtcctctactttgttgttgcaagttttacgtggccgctacgggcttaagcaagaaccaatcttacctacgcatcaaaaccacaacgatagtttgtcaaatagactccgttttaaccttcgcaaggaccgggcgtagccacacttggttcaactaaagttggagagacagtcgcccgcaagccatctatgtgcaaagcacgtcgagggaaccggtctcgcgtaagcgtacgcgtaaggttggtctgggtcgtctcgtccaacaataccgccgaaccaaagtatgacatgctggtaggcagcatgacttgtatcgtccacaactcacttgtgttctactcgtgcaaataacatcaaaccataaaacctaggctcggatgccactgttggggaacgtagtaatttcaaaaaatttcctacgcacacgcaagatcatggtgatgcatagcaacgaggggagagtatgatctacgtacccttgtagatcgcaacggaagcgttgacacaacgtagaggaagtagtcgtacgtcttcttcccgatccgaccgatccaagcaccgttactccggcacctctgagttcttagcacacgtacagctcgatgatgatccccgggctccgatccagcaaagcgtcggggaagagttccgtcagcacgacggcgtggtgacgatcttgatgttctaccgacgcagggcttcgcctaagcactacaacgatatgatcgaggtggaatatggtggcagggggcaccgcacacggctaaggaacgatctcaatgatcaacttgtgtgtctagaggtgccccctgcctccgtgtataaaggagccaagggggaggggtgcggccagccctatggaggcgcaggaggagtcctactcctaccgggagtaggactcccccccccccccaatcctattccaactaggattcccaagggggaaagagggagaggggtggccggccacctctcctagtcctaataggactaggggaggggggaggcgcgcagcccttatgggcagccctttcacctttccactaaggcccactaaggcccatatgattcccgggggggttccggtaacctcccggtactccggtaaaatcccgatttcacccagaacacttccgatgtccaaacataggcttccaatactttatgtctcgaccatttcgagactcctcgtcatgtccgtgatcacatctgggactccgaacaaccttcggtacatcaaaatgcataaactcataataattgtcatcgtaacgttaagcgtgcggaccctacggttcgagaacaatgtagacatgaccgagacacgtctccggtcaataaccaatagcgggacctggatgcccatattggctcctacatattctacgaagatctttatcggtcagaccgcataacaacatacgttgttccctttgtcatcggtatgttacttgtccgagattcgatcgtcggtatccaatacctagttcaatctcgttaccgacaagtctctttactcgttccgtaatacatcatctcacaactaccatattagttgtaatgcttgcaaggcttatgtgatgtgcattaccgagagggcccagagatacctctccgacaatcggagtgacaaaacctaatctcgaaatacgccaacccaacatgtaccattggagacacctgtagtactcctttataatcaccgagttacgttgtgacatttggtagtacccaaagtgttcctccggtaaacgagagttgcataatctcatagttataggaacatgtatatgtcatgaagaaagcaatagcaacatactaaacgatcgggtgctaagctaatggaatgggtcatgtcaatcagatcattcaactaatgatgtgacctcgttaatcaaataacaactcattgttcatggttaggaaacataaccatctttgattaacgagctagtcaagtagaggcatactagtgacactttgtttgtctatgtattcacacatgtattatgtttccggttaatacaattctagcatgaataataaacatttatcatgattataaggaaataaataataactttattattgcctctagggcatatttccttcactttcaACAACAATCATGTATCACTCTTCAGGGTAAAAATACTATGTATCACTCTTATTCATTCAATATATTCATTCTCTACCTCTCCAATCCATAGTCGCCACCTATGTCAATGCCGCATCCGGCTcacaatctctctctctctccatcccaCTTAAATACACACTTTAATTTTCTAGCGATGCCAATGCCTCATATTTGGACTATCATTGGACATCTAACCTAATATTGTCCCCATATTAACAGATAGAAACAATTTGATGGAAATCAATCAACTGTAGTCACATGACAAAACGAGTTGCAGTAGTTAATTGCATAATTGAGCCATTTATCCCTACTTCCTGCAATCACATCAGGATAATTAATTTGACATTCCTTTTGTAGCAAAATATATTGTTTTCAACAGAACAAATATCATTGTACACTATGAAAGCAAGTCTTAATAGGTACTATTACCACAATCAGGTAATGTATGTAGGTTCGGTCCAAGGATAAAAAAGGAGTAACATATGCTAGATGATGCACTTGTATGGAGTTGACATAAACATAGAGAACTATAGTTAAACACGAAAGCATTGATGAACTGTGTATATATACCAAAATAAAATGTAGGCAAGTTGACAGTCGTGCCATACAACAAATAAAAAAGGGTGATATAGAGCAGTATGCAGTATAAAGACATAACCTGCACATAAGTTTAAAACAATGCCACGTCAACTAATGTTACAACCAACTAAAGCTCATGGTTCGTTATGCACACCCAGTCAATTGGACTCTGACACTGACATAGTCAACCAAAATTTACAAAATATATTTTGTAATTAACAAGTAGAACATTTCACAACAAACATCCCGTACAACCCACCTTCACTAATGTTGGAAAATAGTTTATCATGTCAaaaaaacatatatctaccatGCTACAAAATGTAAGTGGAAGTTTAGACATAGCTTAGAAACAAGAAAGACCAAAACTATTTAAATTTGGGCTTTCAATCATGCACATTGGCGCAAtgaatttgtcatttttgtttcCCAAATTATCATTTATTTAGGCCTAGGATACTCCAGGGGTAGATAATGATTCCATGACCGTGCTCAATTTACATTCCTATGAAAAGTGTATATATTAAGTAGTTAAATATAAGCAAGGGTTATATTAATAGCTCCAGCTTCACCTAGCAACAACTCAGTATCTGTATATGTAAAAACTACATGCCTTCATCTGGACAGAAAATTATGAGTGTTAATGGCCTTCGGTCTAAAGTACGAGCAAGCGTCTTCCTCGACTGTCTAGTTCTACATGTGTACAACAGATCGAGCAAGTAGAAGCCTATGATTACTCATTCTCCTGCAAGCAACTGAACTCAGGTTAGAAGCGTTTCATTGGTCACTATCATTAATTACATTATATGATAAAATCTACAATCGTGTTAATTAATTTGAGGGCTGATATCAATGGACTAATTCCTAGTTAAACCTACAGAATATCATAATACAATAATATGTATCTTATTTATTTTTAACTACGATTCTAAAATGTGAACAACAAAGGCTTCAACCTAAAAATAATGGAAATGCACCAACCTTGTCCTAGCTAAGTTAATTAACACTATCAATTGAGCCCCTAAAAAAACACTATCAATTGAGGTACTCAAAGCTGGAAATAGAAAAGAAATATGTCTGGTGTAAAAAAGAGAACCTAAAAACTATGCACCAATTACTTTCAACGGGGCTGAAATTGCACCAATCATACCTGCCACTGACATCGATGTAGATGTAGCCTGAGCGATATAGGTATTCAGGAAATAGACATAGAACCTAATAGAATTTATACCCTGTCAGTTCTAATAGTTTTCTTCTTGCGGACAGGTACAGTTCAAACAGCTTAATATATTATCCCTGCTAACAAAACAAAACCAATCATATTTCCACCATAAGCACAAACTTGTCAACACCAGAAGCATGTTCATCTCTTCCTGGAGTTGCCTCTGCAAATTTCCGACCTGTGGTATTTAATCATATCTGGGAATAGAAAATCCCATTCTTACAAGAGTTACACGTACATGTATAAAATCAATAAAATTGCTTCTGTAAATGTGAAACATAAGAAGTCTGTTAACAGGAAATTTTAAACTAACACTGCAGAATAACAAGTGAAAGTAGAATTGTTTCAATTTACGAATAGCATCACAATACAAATAGGAAAACCACATAGACGAGGAAGCAATTAAAGAAGGTACTCACTTTCCGCTGGAGCTACGGTCTGGACAGACCCCCTCCGGACTCCTTACATCTTGCCATCCAAAAATGAGTAAACAACACACCACTTTAGTTAATTATAGGTTGTGTGGCAACTGGCAAACCGACCCAGGACAACATGTAGGCAGCGAACAATGCCCACGACGGTCGGCGGACATGGCCGAGGTCGGCGCTGCACAATCAGAGCAGCCTGCGACGTGGCTAAGGAACAGGGTCACAATCCGCAACGACGTGGTGGGAGAAGCATTCCCCAGGAGCTGCAGACCCGCACCTTGCACCACTTCCTCGCCAGGCAACGTCGAGGCTCCGCCGTAGCTCGCTTTTCGCCGCCGCTGAGATGCCAAGTTGATGCACTCTGGAGCAGCCATCGATCATGCTTAGGCAGTCCCACCCGTCACCAGCAACCCTGAGGCACTGCCGCAACTTGGCCACGATCGCTATCCAATGCCTGGAAACACATCCCCTCAGGTCATCACCAGGAGAAGCAGAGTCGACGCATTGTGGTACAATCGTCGATCCTGGAGGAGGGGATGGTACGAGTGTGAGGGGTGGATTGGGACGCAACGAGGGATGGAGAGGATCAGGTGCGAACTGGAGGTGACGGGGCTCGGGCGGCGTCGGAGCACGGACAAAGAACAGATCGAGCTAGTGTGGCGGCTGCGCTCAAGAAACCCTAGTCGAGGGGAGGAGCAGTCGAGCGGGAGATGACGAATGGAGCGACGGCGGCACAACATCTCCCTGGTGAAACCCTACACACAAGGGGGTGCGAGAGGAGAGGAACGTCTTGGGCCGAAAGGCCGAAACGGAAATAGGAAAAAAAGGGGGGAGGCGTGCGAGGTGGGGGCGACTTCCTTCGATCGGTCGATGGGTGGAAGGGAACGAACGAATGAACGACGTACAGACTGAGCAATTAGGAGTAGAGATAGAGAttcaaactgaaagcgtaaaatCACAAGAAGAAGCGTATttgtgacggtgaacccgacaaagtcaatccgtgctttattattagggagaaaTAACAGTTTTTGGTCATGCCCGATGGGTGCCCAATTAGACCGGGTAACCCGATGGGTTGGGGTGTGGGTCTGATCTGAGACCCATGGGTAGGGTCGTGGGTGCAAGCCTGGCCCGATAAAGGGTTCGGGCATGGGTCTATCTTAGGTCGGCCTGACCCGACCTGACTGTCAGGTTGAGCCAGGGGCACTGTTTGCGGTTCGGGTGTGGGTCTGATCTGAGACCCATGGGTAGGGTCGTGGGCGCAAGACTGGCCCGATAAAGGGTTCGGGCGTGGGTCTGTCTTAGGTCGGCCTGACCCGACCTAACTGTCAGGTTGAGCCAGGGGCACTGTTTGCCGAAGGTGGCCGGGTCAAGTCCGTTACAGTGGCGCACCGTCAGGTCGTCGCTTGCTGGCGTTCAGCCGTCTTGCGCTAGTCGTTGGGGGCCGGGTTGAGTTCGGCCGGGTCGACGGACTTGGCCGGGTTGAGCAACCTGACCAAGTGCGAGCCGGATTGAGGGGGCCCCGATGTTTTTGAAAAAAATCCGGGTTCCGTTGCCTGCCCAGGGTTCATCCCCCCGACAACAATGCACTTTGATGATATCCCACAAGCCTCGGGAGCTCAACTGCAAGTCTTGTAGCTAAAATCTTGTCGAAAATCTTGACCGGTCCATTTACTAAAATGGTGGGTCGGAAATTCTTGATATCCACCACTCCGGCCACCTTCGGGAGCTCCGGCCATGCCTCTCATGTCCCCTTGGCATGGGCGTTGGACCACTTCTACCGAGATGACATGAGAGGCATGGCCGCCATCAACAAAGCTTTAGTGTTGTTGCTTCCAAAGGTGGCTGGAGCAGTGGATATCAATGTTTTCCAACCCATCAGTTTAGTAAATGGACCGGTCAAGATTTTTGACAAGATTCTATCTATAAGACTTGCAGTTGAGCTCGGTTAGCGTATTTGAAAGAGCTATACTTGATCCTACTCATGCCGCAATTCTTTATGCATCCGTTTAGCTTCTTGCCATGGTCGAGCTCCCCACATTCTATCGGGGTCATTTCCTCATGGCTACAGGACAACCGGTGGCAACTGAAAGAACGTATTTGATTTGTAGCACGTTTAGCATATTTGAAAGAGCTATAGTTGAGACATTTAATTGATATCACATATGCGACAAACAAAGACACAGACACAAAACAAAGTGCATGCCAAGCTATGGAATCAACATTTATCTGGACTTTGATTTTTTTAAGGGCTCGGGTATGAATATGTTAACATACAATTTCGTTTTTCTAAGAAAAAAATCTTTCCCGCTGaaagaaaaactaaaattttCTAATCGAGTGAGGAAAGCCCACTCTGTACTACCACCACATACCTCGAGTAGTGAGCCCACCTATCTATCCACTTGACCCAGCCCACATGTAATAGTCCAACCGTCGAAGGCCCACTTCCACGGAAACCCTAGCCTCCGATATATAAGCTCCCCTCTAGCGCCCCCTGCCCGAGCCCTCGCACGCGCGCCGCCATCTCCCCGCCTACGCCGCAGCAGCCGCCTCCTGCTACCCGCCGCCGAGATGGTACGTTGCTCTCGTACTTCCTTTCTCGGCAAGCTCTTGCGATAGCGAAACACGTTTCAGTCTTGGATGCGGTATTTCTTAGGATCCATCCTGCGAGATCGTAGTGTTTCTAGGTGCGAAATCATGGTGCAGCAATTCGATTGTGTGTTACTGATATGTTGAGCTCTGTCGAGCTCCCCCTTTCTACCACCCGTGTTAGCCCTGAGTTGTGCTTTGTGCTTTTTATGCAAACTTCCTCTGGGCCAATCGATGTGTTCATCAATTGGCTTAGAACCTAGGTGTATTGGGATACTTCCCAGGTACTCAACCAGTCCCTTGGTGTACAAAATCTGCACTGACATCGTGTTGTGGGCTTGTGGCTAGTTAGGTAGAATAGCAGGGGAAAAGCCATCTGCGCAAGTGGTTCGAGTGGAGCGTGCGATATTTTGTTTGGGGAAGGATACAAACTGGATGCAATATCAGAACATTTTCCTTGTCTAATGTACTAGTGTTTCGTTGATGTTAAGCTTTCCACACCCGAAGTTAATCAATTGCCCAAATTCGATGTTAAATGTGCATTAGCAGTTGCTTCACCGATTATATAATAATGTTCATTTTTATTATGCTGCTGTGTAATTTGTTGTTTTGCAATGTCTACTCAGACGAAGCGCACCAAGAAGGCTGGAATCGTCGGCAAGTATGGTATGTGCTTGTAACATTTGGCTCATTTACCTGTTTATGCGCTTCTGCCGTGTCCTCAAATTAGCCCTTGCAATGTTATAGGTACCAGGTATGGTGCCAGTTTGCGTAAGCAGATCAAGAAGATGGAGGTGTCTCAGCACTCCAAGTACTTCTGTGAATTCTGTGGGAAGGTATGTCTTCTGtcacctactccctccgttcctaaatatttgtctttctagacatttcaaatgactactacatacggatgtatgtagacatattttagagtgtagattcactcattttgcttcgtatgtagtcacttgttgaaatgcctagaaagacaagtatttaggaacggagggagtacttggttaCACAGTGCATTGTGTGAATGCTATCTGCTATGTATGAACTGTTGTTGTTTACTGGGGTAGTACTGTACACTGACTACCTTTCCATGCATGTTCATACTCCCTCAGTCTGGAATTGCTTGTCGCATAAATGGATAAAAacagatgtatctagaactaaaatacgtctagatacatccatttctctGACAAGTATTTCTGGATGGAGTATTTATTGATGCTTGATGTGATAGTTTTGTATTGCTTTGCATGTTTTTTCCCTCCCAGTGATAGTTTTGCTTTGTCAGTCGTAATTTCCTCTCATCTTGTTATGTCATTACCCTGTAATATCTTATGCTAGCTGTTTTATCTTCTATTTGCAACAGAAGTTGTCCAATTTGGTTTTATTGTTGCCATTCTAATTGTAGTTTCATCATACAAAAATGTCATCTTATCTTATTGTATATGTTGTCATCACCATGAAAGGCTTGTTGTACTGTAGTAATCTGAGTACAGGAAAGGGAGGTTGTATTTAATATGTTACATACTCTATTATGCTAGTTATTTGTAGCATATATTTGACTTTCTATACGCTTCCTTAAAAAAAATATACAGAAACTTTTGTTCGGTTGTCTAAAACTATGCTTTCTGCTTGTGAATCATAATCAGTTTGCTGTGAAGAGGAAAGCTGTTGGAATTTGGGGATGCAAGGACTGTGGCAAGGTCAAGGCTGGCGGCGCCTATACCATGAAGTAGGCATCTGTTCCGAGCTCCTTCTGGATGACCTCTTCATTGTCATATCGCTTTATGCTAATTTCTCCATGTGTCTTTGCAGCACTGCTAGTGCAGTCACCGTCAGGAGCACGATCCGTCGCTTGAGGGAGCAGACCGAAGCATGATTGCACTACTGTTGTCTTGAGGAATTCAGGGGTTCTGTAGTGGAGTGAAGACTTACCAATCTCTGTATTTTGGCTATTGAGCGATCTGTTAGTAATTTTGGTTCTGATTTTAGGATCTTTGAAACATGAAAGTATGTCCCTACAGTTGCCTGTTATGCGTTATGCCAACCTATTTTTATTTTTATGACATGTCTCTCACTCTCTACCCCTCCACACCCCAAGTCAATCTATGAACTGTTTTTTTAAACATAGTACAGATGAAAATGCACATAGTCACCCCAGACACCCTACTGCACCTTTGTGAGATTGAGCCAACACATCATCTGAGATTGAGAATGAGAATGAACATTGCCGGAGGAAAATGTTAGTAGCAGTGCCAAGATGGGCTGGTCGCATCTCTAAAATTGTCAACTTATGGCCCAGTTGAGcagaaaattttgaaaaaataggaAATAAGTTCAAAAAGTTATTTTTATAAACATTGTTGAATGTTTTATTGACATGCAAAGTTTCGTACTGAAAAAACATTTGTGGTCGTCTCGGAAAAAAAATTGATGT from Triticum urartu cultivar G1812 chromosome 3, Tu2.1, whole genome shotgun sequence encodes:
- the LOC125544553 gene encoding 60S ribosomal protein L37a-1 isoform X2, encoding MTKRTKKAGIVGKYGTRYGASLRKQIKKMEVSQHSKYFCEFCGKFAVKRKAVGIWGCKDCGKVKAGGAYTMNTASAVTVRSTIRRLREQTEA
- the LOC125544553 gene encoding 60S ribosomal protein L37a-1 isoform X1, whose protein sequence is MSTQTKRTKKAGIVGKYGTRYGASLRKQIKKMEVSQHSKYFCEFCGKFAVKRKAVGIWGCKDCGKVKAGGAYTMNTASAVTVRSTIRRLREQTEA